Proteins from a genomic interval of Equus quagga isolate Etosha38 chromosome 11, UCLA_HA_Equagga_1.0, whole genome shotgun sequence:
- the PSMB6 gene encoding proteasome subunit beta type-6 has translation MAATSVAARLPGPAPAWGPEAITPDWENREVSTGTTIMAVQFDGGVVLGADSRTTTGSYIANRVTDKLTPIHDRIFCCRSGSAADTQAVADAVTYQLGFHSIELNEPPLVHTAASLFKEMCYRYREDLMAGIIIAGWDPQEGGQVYSVPMGGMMVRQSFAIGGSGSSYIYGYVDATYREGMTKEECLQFTANALALAMERDGSSGGVIRLAAIAESGVERQVLLGDQIPKFTIATLPPP, from the exons ATGGCGGCCACCTCAGTTGCTGCTCGATTACCGGGGCCAGCACCGGCCTGGGGACCCGAGGCCATTACCCCCGACTGGGAAAACCGAGAAGTCTCCACAGGG ACCACTATCATGGCCGTGCAGTTTGACGGGGGCGTGGTTCTGGGGGCGGACTCCAGAACAACCACTGG GTCCTACATCGCCAATCGAGTTACTGACAAGCTGACCCCTATTCACGACCGTATTTTCTGCTGCCGCTCAGGCTCAGCAGCTGATACCCAGGCAGTAGCAGATGCTGTCACTTATCAGCTTGGTTTCCACAG CATTGAGCTGAATGAGCCTCCGCTGGTGCACACGGCAGCCAGCCTCTTTAAGGAGATGTGCTACAGATACCGGGAAGACCTGATGGCAGGAATCATCATTGCCGGCTGGGACCCCCAAGAAGGAGGGCAG GTGTACTCAGTGCCCATGGGGGGTATGATGGTAAGGCAGTCCTTTGCCATTGGGGGCTCTGGGAGCTCCTATATCTATGGCTATGTGGATGCCACCTACCGGGAAGGCATGACCAAGGAAGAATGTCTGCAGTTCACTGCCAATG CTCTCGCTTTGGCCATGGAGCGGGATGGCTCCAGTGGAGGGGTGATCCGCTTGGCAGCCATTGCAGAATCAGGGGTAGAGCGGCAGGTACTTTTGGGAGACCAGATCCCCAAATTCACCATTGCCACTTTACCACCTCCTTGA